Proteins found in one Drosophila innubila isolate TH190305 chromosome X, UK_Dinn_1.0, whole genome shotgun sequence genomic segment:
- the LOC117783591 gene encoding ribokinase, protein MSDQQLDVLVFGSAIIDFICYTPRLPRAGETLHGHRFQQGYGGKGANQCVAAARLGSQTALIAKLGDDSFGNDYRRQLQAEHIDVQHVQQLAGQTTGIAQIAVSDAGENNIIIVVGANNLLSVSDVSNAAEHFNRAKVLICQLETPLEATLFALRQFKGVSIVNAAPALAETPTALLQQCSILCVNETEAALMTGMSSIDTVSDANNAIRRLIELGANTVIITLGKFGAVCGKKEEPEKFEHVTAPQVPDNLVVDTTGAGDAFIGALAHNLAKYPKNKLTQHIEAACKIASKSVQLPGTQASFPHA, encoded by the exons ATGAGCGATCAACAATTGGATGTGCTTGTCTTTGGCTCGGCCATCATAGATTTTATCTG CTATACGCCACGCCTGCCCAGGGCTGGAGAGACGCTGCATGGCCACCGGTTTCAACAGGGCTACGGCGGCAAGGGCGCCAATCAATGTGTGGCTGCAGCTCGTCTAGGATCCCAAACAGCACTGATTGCCAAACTGGGTGACGATAGTTTTGGTAACGATTATCGGCGTCAACTGCAAGCGGAGCATATCGATGTGCAGCATGTGCAGCAATTGGCGGGACAAACAACGGGAATCGCTCAAATAGCCGTTTCCGATGCTGGCgaaaataacattattattgttgtgggTGCCAACAATTTGCTAAGTGTTAGTGATGTGAGCAACGCAGCGGAACACTTTAATCGGGCCAAGGTGCTCATCTGTCAGCTAGAGACGCCGCTGGAGGCAACCTTGTTCGCATTGCGACAGTTCAAGGGCGTCTCTATTGTGAATGCGGCGCCAGCGTTGGCAGAGACGCCAACCGCACTGCTCCAGCAGTGCAGCATCTTGTGTGTCAACGAAACGGAGGCGGCGCTGATGACGGGAATGTCAAGTATCGATACCGTTAG TGACGCTAATAATGCCATTCGACGGCTCATCGAGCTGGGCGCCAACACGGTCATAATAACACTCGGAAAATTCGGAGCTGTATGTGGGAAAAAGGAAGAGCCGGAAAAGTTTGAACATGTGACGGCGCCGCAAGTGCCCGATAATCTCGTGGTGGACACAACGGGAGCTGGGGATGCATTTATCGGTGCTTTGGCACATAACTTGGCCAAGTATCCGAAAAACAAGTTAACTCAACACATAGAAGCCGCCTGTAAAATTGCCTCAAAATCTGTACAACTGCCGGGAACTCAAGCGAGTTTTCCACACGCTTAA